A region of the Fibrobacter succinogenes genome:
CGATGCAAGCGTCTGATGGTATGGTCTACCACAAGCTTTCAACGCTTCAGTTTCCGGGCGATGTGATGCCTGTGAAAGATACGGAAAAACTTTATGTTATCGGTAAAGGAACTGCTGCGACGCTTGATTTTGCTGGCGTGATGGCTGCTGCATACCGTGTGTATAAGCCGTTTGATGCAACGTATGCAACTCAATGCCTTGAAGCGGCCAAGAAGGCTTATGCTTGGGCTCTCCAGAATCCGAAAGTTGCTTTCTACAATCCGATGGATGTGGCTACAGGTTCTTATAGCGATGGCGAATTCTCTGATGAATTTGCTTTTGCTGGCATGGAATTGTTTATCTCTACAGGGGATGCTTCGTACAAGCCGGCGATTGATGAAAATAAAATAAATATTGTCCCGGCATGGCCTGAAATGTACGGCCTTGCGCTTTATGGTGCTGCGACTCATGCGACTGAAGTGGGGGCCGATGCCGAAAAAGCTAAGTCGATGCTTTTGAGTTTTGCAAATGAATTTGTCCATGAATCATCGAAAGGTTTTGGCGTTGTAATCTCGAACGATGATTTTGTCTGGGGTTCCAATGCTGTTGCTGGCAATCAGGGCGTATTCCTCCTTTATGCTTACTACATTACGGGCGAGCAGAAGTATTACGAAGCCGCCAAAAAGGTATTGGATTATTTGCTTGGAAAGAATCCTCTTGACATGTCTTTCTTAACTGGTTTTGGAACGAAGTCGCCGATGATGCCGCATCATCGCCCGAGTACAGCGGATAAAATTACACCCCCTATCCCGGGAATGCTCGTGGGTGGTCCACAGCCTGGTGGTGAAGATATTGGTTCGCAGTCTTGGGAATGCAAGGATTACAAGACGGGGGTTCCTGCGACTTCTTATATCGATAACCGTTGTAGCTATGCTACAAATGAAGTGGCGATTAACTGGAATGCTCCATTTGCATATGTTGCTAGCGCGCTTGAAGCATTGAATGCTGGCTACGCCCCGTCTTTTGCTGTTCCGGGTGTTGCTAAGGGTGGCACTTCGGCAATCAGGCCTTCGATTGCGAGAAATCGCGTGTCGGTGGAAAAGGCTCCGCGTCTGCGCTTTGACGATCAGAAAGTATTCATCGAAAAGAACGACAAGCGCTTTGACCTTAAAGGCCACCGCGTGAAATAATCGAATGTTCCCGACGAGGGATCTTCTTAAACGAAAAATTTCCATATTCATAGAATGCAAAGCGACGCCCTGGTTTCGGGGCGCCGTTTTTTTTGTGAAAAACGTTGCGTGAACACTTGCTACAGTATTTTTAGAATTGCATCGGCAAAGGGTAGTATATTTCCCGTAACGGCTCTATATTATATGGGGTAAATTCAAGCACTTTTTAAAGTGAGGATGTTTGTGAAAAATCATGCGATAAAGTCCGTTGCGCTTGCTGCGCTTTTTGCGGTTCCTTCCTTTGCTGCGACCGCTTACATCAACCAAATCGGTTATCGTCCGGGCGACTTCAAGGAATTAGCTCTTGTCGATGCAAATGGCAATGTGGATTTCGTGAATGCTGCCGGTCAGGTTGTGCTCTCTGTCACACCGAAGGCTGCCTCATATTGGGATGCGAGTGGTCAAAATGTCCAGCTCGTCGATTTTTCGAAGCTTTCTGAAGCTGGCAAGTACAGCATCAAAGTGAATGGCAATGTGCTCCGTTCCGATCTCGTTGTGAAATCGCAAACATACGAAGATATTGTCAAGGCTTCTATCAAGTGGTTCTATTACCAGCGTGCATCCATGGCCTTGGAATCGCAATACGCGGACAAGTGGGCTCGTGCGGCCGGTCACACAAATGCTAC
Encoded here:
- a CDS encoding glycoside hydrolase family 9 protein, translating into MQLKFGLKQFIPLAATVLSLATAATAATAYINQVGYRTSDPKEFALTEGNGDIEIVDAAGQTVLKVSPKAASYWNPGAVNVQLVDISELKTPGTYSIKQGGQVLRSDLKIADKVFEDVAKASLKWYYYQRASMALEETYAGQWKRAAGHTNATVELHKSTGASGTIQSSKGWYDAGDYGRYIVNSGITTYTLLSLYEHFPEYFNTFKWNIPAEGTLPDLLAEIKYNLDWMLTMQASDGMVYHKLSTLQFPGDVMPVKDTEKLYVIGKGTAATLDFAGVMAAAYRVYKPFDATYATQCLEAAKKAYAWALQNPKVAFYNPMDVATGSYSDGEFSDEFAFAGMELFISTGDASYKPAIDENKINIVPAWPEMYGLALYGAATHATEVGADAEKAKSMLLSFANEFVHESSKGFGVVISNDDFVWGSNAVAGNQGVFLLYAYYITGEQKYYEAAKKVLDYLLGKNPLDMSFLTGFGTKSPMMPHHRPSTADKITPPIPGMLVGGPQPGGEDIGSQSWECKDYKTGVPATSYIDNRCSYATNEVAINWNAPFAYVASALEALNAGYAPSFAVPGVAKGGTSAIRPSIARNRVSVEKAPRLRFDDQKVFIEKNDKRFDLKGHRVK